The following nucleotide sequence is from Bacteroidetes Order II. bacterium.
CTGCCACCACGTCTAATATCTCCGACTTCAAATCAGGGATGGCGGCGTGAAATCCTTCGATGGCGGCTTTAAAGCCCTGCTGCGTATGCGCTGTCATGCCCCCCAAACCGTGATAGACATAATCGTCGGTGAGGTATTCGTCAATCGGTGCATAGTCCTTTTCGTTGACCACTTTTTGCGAGATAAAGCGGGCAATTTCCTTATGCTTTTCCGTCATCCTATTTATTGGTTATTTGCAGAAACCGCATATTGCAAAGCGACCGGCTCAAAGGTAGAGAAA
It contains:
- a CDS encoding ester cyclase, translating into MTEKHKEIARFISQKVVNEKDYAPIDEYLTDDYVYHGLGGMTAHTQQGFKAAIEGFHAAIPDLKSEILDVVAEGDRLVLRFHFTGTHQGEFLGFPASGAPLHFEGMIMRRFVDGKVVEDWDYFDFPTVVAQIQSYLKTQ